The following nucleotide sequence is from Arvicola amphibius chromosome 1, mArvAmp1.2, whole genome shotgun sequence.
GACAGGAAACTGTCTGAGGCTCCCTTACACTTGGATCTGACCCAGCCTTACACTCCAAGGCTGTTCTACATGGTTTTCTATACTGGCACTATAAGCACTGAAGCCTTTATTCTTGATGGCCAAGAAGACAAGTGCACATCCATGTGGCCAGAGTGATGCTCCTGTGCCAGGACTCCAAAGCCCTTCACCAGGAATCTTGTGCTTGGCTCAGGAGACAAGTGACTACTACTATGCTCCTTCTCTGGGCTACAGAGGAGAAACTGCTAAGAGCTCTACCCTTTTAAACCCACCACTGTTCCCACAAGCCAGTCAGTGATGCTGGAACTCAGCACCTATTTCTTCACATGTTGAACTGAGAAATACAAGGACAGGGACATCCTTTCCCAAGTCAGGAGGAGTCTCCCTTCCTGTCAACCTGGGACCTGGACAGGCTAGGCCAATGTAAAATATAGAAAGGCGTAGGCAACAAGCCAAGGTACCTCAGCTCCAAGAGGAAGCCAAGTGGAACCCCTTATGTGCCTTGCAAACTGACACAACTCAGCCAGAAGAAATTAGGAAGAGTCCCACCTCCAAGCAAGCAGAGGACTCACAGGGTCCAAGTTAGAGGCCAAACACCCACCTAAAGGTGAGGCACTGATTGTGAGGAAGTAGCAGCCAAGTAAGGCTGGAAAGAAAGTACTGCCGAAAGTACTGCCTGGCACAatcaagagggaagaggaggaaggccaGAATTCTAGGACAAatttagaaggcagagaaatGCACCACCATGCTACCCAAATCTTTCTGTTTCAAGCTCATGTCCCACCAAAACTGGAAAATCAAAGAGGCTGTTGGAGGCTACAGTCATCCTGTCTGGCCTAGCTACTTCCTTTCTGATGCCCTACACTCACAGACATGGCAAGTGGGAAGGAGGTCTAGGATGGAAGGAAGACTTGTGTTCATGGCTAAAGCATGCCCTATACTGGAGAGGCACAGAACTGGCTATAGGCTCACCTGCAATCACAAGTGGGTTCTACACCCACTAAGCCGACTGCTCACTATTCCCAGGAGCTTGTAGGTTCTAATGCAAAGTCCATTCATAGCAGGAAGACTGTAACATCCTGCCTATCACACACCCTTGGCATGTCACCAAGCTGTACAGGCCCTAAGCACAGGCAGCCAGGAAAGGGTGATGGCCAACCCTGCCAAGCTGCTCCTCCCTGCCTGGTGGTATAAAAACCTCAGCTGCAAAATTTAGCCTGGCTCAGTACacgagaaggaggcagagagcccAAGAGGGAGGCAGCAGCTCTGGCACAACTGGTTAGATGGATAGAGCTGCTCAGAGCCTGCCAGGTGCCTGCTCTAAGTACTGGGTTATGAGGCCCCTCCAGCCCTGTCCTTCCACATTACATGCCAGGCAAGGAAACCCCACAGTGGCCTTACTGTAGTACTCAAACCAAAAAACTGATAATCAATAGGGTTTgggtgacttttattttttccacaagaaaaatctgaaatacagaaatacagagaaGTAGGACTTtcagagagaaatacagagaaactgCCTAtcagaggaaaatgaaagagCACCCCCATGGAAAGATAAGCGGCATCTCCAGAAGGGAATGCAGGGGATTCCAATGCAAGGGGTCCCACTGAGAACTGGTTACTGCCTTATCCCATCAGAAACAGGACCCAGGCCCACTGCTGCAGAAGTGCAGCTTCAATCACAGAGCATGATATACACCCCTTCACGGACTGTACCTGGCCTATAGCTCTAAAGTGGAGTCACAAACCACCAAGTGGTGTTAGCGCGGCGGCCGGCGCGGAGTCGGACCTAAATCTGCGGTCTCGCTGGCTCCGAGTGTTGGCGGCACAATCATGGTGGACATAATGGAGCTCCCCAGAGCGCGCGTCAACGCCAGCATGCTCACGCAGTTCATCGACAGACCCGTGTGCTTTGTGGGCAAGCTGGAAAAGATTCATCCCACAGGGAAAATGTTCATTCTTTCAGACGGAGAAGGAAAAAATGGAACCATTGAACTGATGGAGCCACTTGTTGAAGAAATCTCTGGAGTTGTGGAAGTAGTTGGAAAAGTCACAGCCAAGGCAACCATAATGTGTGCATCTTACATCCAGTTTAAGGAAGATTGTGCTCGCTTTGATCTTGAACTTTACAATGAAGCTGTGAAAATTATCAATGAGGTCCCTCAGTTTTTTCCTTTAGGGCTTATGAAACATGAATGAACTTCTTGGATTTTTATGATCGCCAGTGACTACACTGAAAGCTATTAAAGAAGATTCCTTCAGTTTGAGAGACTCTTCtaatttctaatatttaattTGCTCTTTTGTATGGATTTTGTTGTAAATCTATTATGTGACAGTTTACAACTGAatctttttagaaaatttttaaaattgctatttCTGCATATGGTCTGGATTCAAAAATAAAGCATTTGTCTTGAGTTTAGATTTATGCtgcataataaaaatcaaaataacaaaaaaaaaaaacccaccaagtgGATTCTAAGATCTGAGAGGTTAGCTCAGTACCTGGCACTGCCCTTTGTTATGTCACAAATACCAGGTGAGATGTCCAAGGAGAACCAGGAGGCCATGTCAGGGCTCTACCAGTCTTGGTCATTTTGTACAGGGAAAGACTAGGTGGACAGGAGGCTGGCCTCTAAAAAGACACAGGACACTGGTCCTTTACTGACCACCAGCTGCAGGTCACCAGACAGACAGGCTGTACCCTCAAAGGCACATTCCTCTATAATTAGAAATAGTGTTGTCTTTAAAGATGGAGGGGAGGCATTAGATGTGGGAGTTGCCTATGTTCTGAAAGTGAGAAGAACAGCAGGGCAGGTACCAGGGACTATCCTTCACATTCTTCAAGGAGGCGGCAACCGAGCGGAGAGGCTGTGGCTTCCAAGGGAGACTCTTGGCATACAGTGCCCATGGAAAGGGCCTGATAACACTGCCAGCCACCTCACCAGCCAGTCATGATAGACTGGGCCAGGGCAGTTTAGCAGTCACCACCTCGCTGCCCCTGGCCCAGTCTTGGCCCTTGGCCAGACAGAGAAAGCCTTCTCAAAGCCAAGCTTGCTCAAGTCACTCTTGGATACGTCTCAAAAGCCCATCTTGTTCCTTTTCCTACTGACGTAACACACTAATACCTGGGTGGGAAATTTATAATAGGCTTATTCAGCTCTCCATTCCTGAGTCCAAGAAGCTGGCCTCTGGTGAGGGCCTCCATGCATTGGCATCCATTGCAGAAAGTAGAAGGgcaaaaatgacagaaaacaagCAGCATTGCCTATGCATTACTAACATTAGCATACTTAACCCAGAGCAGTGGCTATCTTGTTCTGACTCAGACTCCCAAAGGTCTCTAAGACCTACCATTGACATACATGTACTAGCACAGACAGGCTTTCTTCAAACCCCAGCATTTGTCATGCCCTCTGTCCCGAAGGCTCCCACTTCCATTCTGAAGGTCTCTATGACTCTTTCCAAGGTTACCCAGGAATGCTGTCCTCCTTATCCTGCCTGGTCTATACATTATCACCTGCATCCTAGAGAAGGGTCCCAAGAAGCAGGGGGACAATTCCATAGGTTTAAATGTTTGCAAATCAACACCAAAGAGATGTCTACTCCACCCAAAAACTGcaatacaaggaagaaaaaatacacaAGTAGGGTGGGAAGAGCAAAAGgtcaacaaacaaaagaagaaacaactaAAGACAATGGCTATCACTATCTTCCATTACAGCAGGCCAGGAATTCCCTACCTAGAAGCCACTTCATAGAATGCTTCAGCATGCAAAACATGAAGACCCGTGGACCAGAAAGTCTGATTTTTAACAATTCAAATGAGACTGAACAAAGCAACTGATTACTGACTACAGAATGACATACCAGAAAGAGCAACATAGCCCTTCCCCGCCCCCTTAAAGGCTAAAAGTCTGCTTTGTCACGTGTGTGTAATGAGGAGGCTGTGCCATTAGGAACATCCATCCCCACTCAGGTAGACTCTAAGGCATCTAGAGGAAACCTGTTATGTTATGTGGGAGTCTTCCCACCCACTTCCCAGTCAGCAAACAGACCTAAGGCAGAGGCTTTGCTCCAGGCCTATCCCATAATAAGTGCCACTACTTTAGCCCTTAAGGTCAGGGTCTCCACCTTGTCCAATTTCGTGGACCATACCCGAGTCCTGGTTTAAGGTTTCAGAACTGATGTACTTGGGCTCAGATGTTGGGTACTTTCCTAGTTTGCACAAGGCCGTGGATCCCACTCCATATCCCAGCaccaaaagtgaaaaaaagaaagaaacaaagaaaataaaatgaaatcaaaacccTGATATACTGTTTGCATAGTGATTTGCCCTAGTGACCAAGGACCAAGATTATAGCTCTGACACTCAAACGTGTTCTCTATCCACTTGGCAGGGCTGCCAATCACAGTCTCTTGAATATACACAGGGGATGACACAGCAAACCAGTGCACTGTTGATGAGCAAACCCACCACAGACTACTTCTGTGTACCTATCTCATGTCCATCACACACAATATCCTTCAACCACTTTCAGGTGGGTTTGTGGTTCAAAAGCTCCCTCTTCCTCTGGTGCAGAGCCACCAGTCCCAATTCTGGCAGTGACATGACTCAAATCCAGGGCACTTTGTGAGGGGGGTAATAGCAGACCATAATCTTTAAGCACAGTTGCTATCTAAATAGCATCAATGATGTAGTAAGCTATAAGCCCTACCTCTGCGTGCTCCCTTCAGAAAAAAGCCACCTAAATGCCATTCCGTAATGAGCTAAGGACTGTGCCTGCTTAACAGAGCCCAGAACTCAGGTAAGAACCAGACACAGATAGAATGGGCATGTTCTCTATGACTATCCTGACTGCATTGGAGATGTAGGAGTGGTCACAGGCATCCTGGAACCAAacaaaatataagcaaagaggatGGTGggtcaaaataataaacaaggcCAAAGTGATCCAATGAGAATAATCTCTTTCACCCACTGAAATGTCAGAGATGAAAATACCAGTGTCACCCTAAGCTGGCACAAGTGAGCACTCAGACTCTCCCACCACTGCTGGAACAAGGCACAGGTCCTGGGGCCTGGCTCCTGagccacatgtgcacatgtgtacaaacacaccTAATGGTATAGGCTGCTAGGTGCTGGCTCCAATGCCAGGTCCACGTTTGGTATTGGATATGTTCTCACTATGCAGAGCTTCCTTCAGCATTCTCTCATTAACCCCACAGCAACTCAGGAGAGGCCACCAACCACATAGAAAAGTCACATTCTGGTAGTTAAGCCATAGAGTAACTGTTCTTTGTACTGAACAGGATCACTGTGGGGTCCTCAGTGATCAAGAGTGCCCTCTAGTGGAAACAGGGCCCAGCCTAGCCTGAGAGCAATTACATCCTGATGTGGTTGGTGGTGGGGTGACACATATACGGATGGGACATGCTGACATGTGGACAAATAGTCCTTTTCAATCAGCTTTGGTTGGTTCCACATGAGTCACCCTGGTCTGGTGTCCAGGGCCTACAATCCTTTAAGGCCTTCAAGGAACTGAAGACCACAGGCAGAAAAAATAAGGTTGGGTTAGCCATTTCTTGGATACTGCCTGAATGTTCTTCTGAAGTCCTCCATCCAGGCCAGATGGGCTCTGTAAAATCAGACTTCCTGGGCTCATCAACCTCCGTGACTCACCTCCCCACTAGTTATGTGAGGACAAAATGGCTCAGGTGTGTTTAAATGAGCAGAGTACAGCATTTTCTCTAGAAATCTGGCAACAGCTGGACACCCTTGGCTGGATCTGGACCTGGAAATGGGAAGGCCATCAATACTTGAAGAGTTTCTGGGCAGACTGAGGGTAGTGTTTCAAATCTAACAGAACCCTCACAGAGGGGACCTGTCTGGGCAACAACCTCTGAATAGTTACCTGAAGAGGAATCTTCCAGCTGCCAGACAGATGCTGCCAAGTACTAGCTACATTGACAGGGCCAACCCTGTCCTATCCTCAAGGCAAGCCTAACCCAACAAGCCACCCCTGTATCAGTAGCCAGTTCTGTTTGCAGAGGTACACACCTATGAGGCATTATGATCACCTGCTGGTGCTTATCTTCCATCTCTGCACCCTACTTCTGACCATGCAGGCCTTCTTGGGTCCCACTTCTCTACCTCACCCCTGCTCATATTACTATTGCTTTAGGACAATGGTTTGACCTATCCTATGCTCACTACCCAACTGACATCTCCCTGCCTAGGTATCTCAAGCCATAGTGAACAATGAGAGGCTGCATCTACAGCAGGTGTGTAGAATGTGATCACAACCCCAACAAGCCACACTTAACACAGTGGACTTGCAAAAACGCATACCTGATCATGCTGAACCCATGAGGTCTGTTGTTTTAGTTCTTGCCAAGGTGTCTGAAGTCCCTCGCTGGTAGCCTTCACTTGTCTTGGAAAACTGTATCTAGCTTGTTTTCCTTCCTATACCTCCCAAGTTTCCCTGTTTCAGGTTTCCATTTtcaggtgatggaggactctcattggttaataaagaaactgccttgggtttttgatagggcaggatttagataggtggagtagacagaacagaatgctaggagtgaggcagatgcctcgggcagtcgccatgcctctcctctctgagacagtcgccatgaagccagccaccaggtcaaacatgctgaatctttcctggtaagccaccaccttgtggtgctacacacattactaaatatgggttaaaacaagatgtgagaattagctaataagaggctgaaactaatgggccaggcagtgtttaaatgaatacaatttgtgtgttgttatttcagggcataggCTAGCCAgatggctgggagccgggcgggacgaaaagcaggccctgcTGCCTCACTACTACATTCAGGGAGGGTTAAGTGATGGGCCTTGATGATGTCTATCTACTACATGCATTACCTGCACCCTGCAGCACTGAGCCAAGGCTTAAGAAACATTCTGGGACCACTTTGCAGATTGAAGACAGCAGCAGGGAACTCGGGCAGGGCCAAGGGACACACACATGAGGGCTCTAGTAGGCACTGGAGCTGAGCAGGAGATCACAAGATGAGAGCCATAACAGATGACCAAGAATGCTTACAGATATATGAACCTTAAACTGGCACTTCTGAGAGGCATTTAGGTCAGAACCCTCATTATGAGAGCAGGAAAACTGAGAGAAAAGACAACATGTACTTGACTTTCTTGGGGGCGCCAGGCAGCTACAAGAGCCACTTCTTTATAGATGTCTACCTAGTGAGAAAAGCAGACAAAGGAAACATCCTGTGGCATCCAAAGACTTCATAGATCCTGCCAATGACCAGTGCCTGACAGTATCACCATAACTGAGGAAGTGAAGGAGTCTGGGCCTTTGTCAAGATACCTATGGACAGTTTtcccaagcaaagagaaatattgTGAAGGGCACAGTACAGATGGCAGTCACACAGCAAAACCAGTTTCCTCAACAGAAAAGTACAAAGAAGGTGCTTCTACAGCTCCTATGGCACCTGGCAACACCAACAGAGCCACCCATGGGATTTATCTGGGTCTCAGAGTGAAGGGAGGCAAGAAGGGAGTGAacatgggagggagggatgagtaaagggaaagaaaaaggagtgaAAAgctggaagagggaaaggaaaggggcagATATGTGTGAGGTTCTTAGGAAGAAGTGGACACTGAGAGAAGATTCCCTGTGACTagagtggtggcatacatcttcaaccccagcacttaggaggcagagacaggaggattaggagttatAAGTCAAGCTGGGTGACAAattgagaccctatcttaaaacaaaacaaaaaaccactctTCATCTTTCAGAGATGTACAATGAAATACTTACACGAGAATACTAAGACTTCGATATGTTTCAGCAGAGGGTTGGGAGAATGtagagctcagtggtaaagtaccTGCCCACACTGTGAGGCccgagtttgcttcccagcaccacatacagAAATAACATGCATCAAAAGCttagacaggaagagagagctacAGACAGCAGAGTAGGAACTGAGCCACAAGCTGAAGTCATCAATACCACCCTCTGATTCTGTGGCCTGGGCAACATTCACATTAAGGGCTGTGTCCTTCAGCTTCTTGGGCTCCATTAGAGTCCCATGCAGATATGATCTGGACATGACTAGACAGGGTGGCACTGCAtcaagaaggagaggagaagagaaaaagaagggcaggCACAAAAGCCTCTCAGGGTCACCCTTCCACTGTACTAAACACCTTGATACAACTCTCCTGGACACAGGACATTCATTTAGTAACTCTTTTGCCAGCATAATTAGCTCATTACAGAACTGAAAGCCCTGCCTGGTCTGTCTTTGGAGCTAGCCTTGTAATGAGGCCATAGCCACTTCCTTCCTCACAAGCAgcttccacaggagaaaaaaaaaacccttctgagccctccacccccaccaacCTCAGGACACAACTTAATGTAGCCAGTCACATCCACCACACTTCCTGAACAACAGCTGTAGAAACACTTACCATGGGTGTGTGCAGAGCATGACAAATCTAGAAGCAGCACTTTCTTGCATTAATGTAttcccacacccatacacacacagttgAAGTCACTAGAGCTCCCATTAGAAAAAGGTAGCAATCAAGGACCAAGAGGTAGTCCCACAGCAGGCATGCAAGGTCTTGGGGCAAAATATGACTTGGACTCCTGGAGGCTCTCCATCCTGGGCAGGCAATTGGCCTAAGACTTACAGGCTTTCACTCCGGAAGAGCTCCCAAATACCTCCCTGGCTCTTGTAATGCCTCCCAGAGGGAGGAGCTTCCTGCAGGGGATCTAACAGGTCCACATCTGCCTAGTAATCAAGCAGCAAGTTCCCTTTAGTTTTCTCACAGGTTCTGATCTGTGCACATACCTGCCCTCACGGAGTCCTAATGGCTCAGGGCGGTGGGTGAGTGAAGGCAGGAGTCAGTGTCTAGAGTTGAGGAGGTGTGACAGGACAGTCCAGGTATGCAACCCTTAcccagagaaggggaaggaaaattaAGACATGAGTAGAACCAGGATCAGCCTCGGGTTCCTCCTGAGCTAACCCCTAAGCACACAGATCAGACAATAGCACCAATAGCCAAGCCCCAAAATCTAGGTAGAAACGTGAAGATGGAGAAGTAAAGGATGCACCTTCTTGCTCTCTGAacacagaacagaacagacacaaaataaatgagaaccTGAGTCCAACTCTGACCTAGGAGGTAAGTTAGTTATATTCCCAATGGAGCTGTCTTTCAGTTCCAGTCACTGCAAAAACTTGTCATAGCTTGTCCTGTCACCTATGTAAACAGAGACCTTCAGAATGAGGAAAGAGGAGGTAGCCAAAGTA
It contains:
- the LOC119821483 gene encoding replication protein A 14 kDa subunit-like; amino-acid sequence: MVDIMELPRARVNASMLTQFIDRPVCFVGKLEKIHPTGKMFILSDGEGKNGTIELMEPLVEEISGVVEVVGKVTAKATIMCASYIQFKEDCARFDLELYNEAVKIINEVPQFFPLGLMKHE